Proteins encoded together in one Streptosporangiales bacterium window:
- a CDS encoding polyisoprenoid-binding protein — translation MRLTGDYDVDVAHTRLGFVARHAMVTKVRGSFMQFEGHLHIDAADPTKSSGTLRIVTASIDFFDMPTYPEITFASTAIEQVTGDSYRVTGDLTIKGVTMPVILDVEFTGSAVDPMGNHRLGLEATGTLNRKDWGITWNALLEAGGVLVSDKIDLAIDVSAIKSQPAG, via the coding sequence TCGCGCATACCCGGCTCGGTTTCGTCGCCCGGCACGCGATGGTGACGAAGGTGCGCGGCTCGTTCATGCAGTTCGAAGGACATCTGCACATCGACGCCGCCGACCCGACGAAATCCAGCGGTACGTTGCGGATCGTCACCGCCAGCATCGACTTCTTCGACATGCCTACCTACCCGGAGATCACCTTCGCCAGTACCGCGATCGAGCAGGTCACCGGGGACAGCTACCGCGTGACGGGTGACCTGACCATCAAGGGCGTCACCATGCCAGTCATCCTCGACGTCGAGTTCACCGGATCCGCGGTGGACCCGATGGGCAACCACCGCCTCGGCCTGGAGGCGACCGGCACACTGAACCGCAAGGACTGGGGCATCACCTGGAACGCGCTGCTGGAGGCGGGCGGGGTGTTGGTGAGCGACAAGATCGACCTCGCCATCGACGTCTCCGCGATCAAGAGCCAACCCGCCGGTTGA